One part of the Bacteroidales bacterium genome encodes these proteins:
- a CDS encoding Ig-like domain-containing protein gives MNRLFFICLFLPILFVSCKKEENNGNDKLELLSCFVGPTQLVPAAETPGIPLNQDILLNFSSAVDTSRAVRFIILKDQTGSAFPGIKYIFSNEGKTVILRHNQLLAKSTHYIVSVSSSLKGENGESFTGAEFTFATASGVFTLNKILLNQKNFMPPAKFYEIPRQGVTIEMDFSDALDTTQIKNKFSLAGSNLFDVTLSNDNKTVHLICPTELLGYKKYDFSVSSNLKSVSGYSFGGFNNWFMTTLDSSLKFPLISDDELLTLVQKQSFKFFYNYAHPVSGMSRERLGSGDIVTSGGSGFGVMALIVGIERGFITRTDGMAQLSKMINFLETCDRFHGAWSHWINGSNGNVVPFGQKDNGGDLVETAYMAQGLLTMRQYLNPSDPFENDMIFRINQLYNGIEWDWYTRGGQNVLYWHWSPNYGWDMNFRIQGYNETLITYVMAAASTTHTIPASAYHSGYARNGAIRNGKTFYNYVLPVGYDYGGPLFFAHYSFLGLDPRNLSDSYANYWTQNVNHSLINWAYCADNPNNYPGYSDHSWGLTASDIPGGYAANEPTNDRGVISPTAAVSSLPYSPEQSMDAIRHFYFILGDKLWGEYGFYDAFDVHQGWWASSYIAIDQGPQVCMIENYRTGLLWDLFMSCPEVQTGLTKLGFNY, from the coding sequence ATGAACCGACTCTTTTTTATCTGCTTATTCCTGCCAATACTCTTTGTTTCCTGCAAAAAGGAAGAAAACAACGGAAATGACAAACTTGAATTATTATCCTGCTTTGTAGGTCCTACGCAATTGGTACCCGCAGCAGAAACACCCGGTATTCCACTCAACCAGGATATTCTACTCAACTTCTCTTCTGCTGTGGATACTTCGAGAGCGGTAAGATTTATCATTCTCAAAGATCAAACCGGCTCTGCATTTCCAGGAATCAAGTATATCTTCTCCAATGAGGGAAAAACAGTGATTCTAAGACATAATCAGCTATTGGCTAAATCAACGCATTATATTGTTTCAGTTTCATCCTCATTAAAAGGTGAAAACGGGGAATCCTTCACTGGTGCGGAGTTTACATTCGCCACAGCGTCAGGAGTTTTTACACTTAATAAAATTCTGCTTAACCAAAAGAATTTCATGCCCCCGGCAAAGTTCTATGAGATTCCACGACAGGGAGTTACCATTGAAATGGATTTTTCTGATGCACTTGACACCACACAAATCAAGAATAAATTCTCCCTCGCAGGATCAAACCTATTCGATGTCACGCTTTCCAACGACAATAAAACTGTTCACTTAATTTGTCCTACAGAATTATTGGGATATAAAAAATATGATTTCTCAGTTTCCAGCAATTTAAAATCTGTTTCAGGATATTCCTTTGGCGGATTTAACAATTGGTTCATGACAACGCTGGATTCCAGTTTAAAGTTTCCCTTGATTTCTGATGACGAATTGTTAACATTGGTACAGAAACAGTCGTTTAAGTTCTTTTATAATTATGCTCACCCTGTTAGCGGAATGTCGCGCGAACGACTTGGATCAGGCGACATTGTAACTTCCGGAGGTTCTGGATTCGGCGTTATGGCATTGATTGTTGGAATAGAACGAGGCTTTATTACCCGAACTGACGGGATGGCCCAATTATCAAAAATGATCAATTTCCTGGAAACCTGCGACCGGTTTCATGGTGCCTGGTCACACTGGATCAATGGCAGTAACGGGAACGTTGTCCCTTTTGGTCAGAAAGATAATGGGGGCGATCTTGTAGAAACAGCTTACATGGCCCAGGGATTGCTAACTATGAGGCAATACCTGAATCCTTCTGATCCGTTCGAAAACGATATGATTTTCAGAATCAATCAGCTTTACAATGGCATTGAATGGGATTGGTATACCAGGGGAGGCCAGAATGTGCTTTACTGGCATTGGTCCCCAAATTATGGATGGGACATGAATTTCAGGATCCAGGGATATAATGAAACACTCATCACCTATGTGATGGCTGCTGCTTCTACCACACATACCATTCCTGCATCTGCCTATCACTCTGGATATGCGCGTAACGGAGCCATACGCAACGGAAAAACATTTTATAATTATGTGCTTCCTGTAGGGTATGATTACGGAGGACCACTTTTCTTTGCCCACTATTCATTCCTGGGCCTGGATCCAAGGAATCTTTCCGATTCCTATGCCAATTACTGGACACAGAATGTGAACCATTCCCTTATCAACTGGGCATATTGTGCCGATAATCCAAATAATTACCCTGGATATAGCGACCATAGCTGGGGTCTAACAGCCAGTGATATTCCCGGAGGCTATGCCGCCAATGAACCCACCAATGACCGGGGTGTGATCTCCCCTACTGCAGCAGTTTCTTCATTGCCATACAGCCCTGAACAATCAATGGATGCCATCAGGCATTTTTATTTTATTTTGGGCGATAAATTGTGGGGAGAATATGGATTTTATGATGCATTTGATGTCCATCAAGGCTGGTGGGCCAGTTCTTATATCGCAATCGACCAGGGCCCTCAGGTTTGTATGATCGAGAATTATCGTACCGGACTTTTATGGGACTTATTCATGTCATGCCCCGAAGTTCAAACAGGCTTAACCAAATTAGGATTTAATTACTAA
- a CDS encoding beta-glucosidase: protein MKTLTLSLLLLAIISLKVGIHTTNAQVQASASSQFMSDDSLLTLVQYQTFKYFWDGAEPVSGLARERINVNDIYPENDKNIITTGGSGFGIMAVIIGIERGFITREQGLERLEKNIEFLKKADRYHGVWPHWLNGETAKVRPFSPKDDGADLVETSYLMQGLLAARQYFNKDTPKEQMLVEEINKLWNDIDFQWFTHGKDVLYWHWSPNFGWEMNFPVEGYNECLIMYILAASSPNHKADAAVYHKGWARSGGIKGNSAPYGYPLSLKHNGAIEYGGPLFWAHYSYLGLDPRELVDTYANYWEHNTNQTLINRQWCIENPKKFKGYSEDCWGLTASYSVKFYAGHAPGKENDLGVISPTAAISSIPYTPEYSLQAMRHFYFQLGDQIWGEYGFYDAFSIHDNWYPKQYLAIDQGPEIVMIENYRTGLIWKLFMSCPEISNGLKTLGFSSPYLQK from the coding sequence ATGAAAACATTAACTCTTTCTTTGCTATTACTTGCCATTATAAGCTTAAAGGTTGGCATTCATACTACAAATGCACAAGTGCAAGCCTCCGCTTCCAGTCAATTCATGTCTGACGACTCTTTGTTGACTCTTGTTCAGTATCAGACCTTTAAGTATTTCTGGGATGGTGCAGAACCTGTTTCAGGATTGGCCAGGGAACGAATCAATGTAAATGATATTTATCCCGAAAACGATAAAAACATTATAACCACCGGAGGTTCCGGCTTTGGCATTATGGCAGTCATCATTGGTATTGAAAGAGGTTTTATCACCCGGGAACAAGGATTAGAAAGGCTGGAAAAGAATATTGAATTCCTGAAAAAAGCAGATCGTTATCATGGGGTTTGGCCTCATTGGCTGAACGGTGAAACCGCTAAAGTAAGACCTTTCAGTCCGAAAGATGATGGTGCCGACCTTGTTGAAACATCTTACCTAATGCAAGGTTTACTGGCTGCCAGGCAGTATTTCAATAAGGATACGCCTAAGGAACAAATGCTGGTTGAAGAGATTAATAAGCTGTGGAATGACATTGATTTTCAATGGTTTACCCATGGTAAGGATGTACTTTACTGGCACTGGTCACCTAACTTTGGCTGGGAAATGAATTTTCCAGTGGAAGGCTATAATGAATGCCTCATCATGTATATTCTTGCAGCATCATCACCAAACCATAAGGCAGATGCAGCAGTTTATCATAAAGGCTGGGCCCGCTCAGGTGGTATCAAAGGAAATTCAGCTCCATATGGATATCCTCTCAGCCTCAAACATAATGGGGCCATCGAATATGGGGGTCCATTGTTCTGGGCACATTATTCATACCTCGGCCTCGACCCACGTGAACTTGTTGACACATATGCCAACTATTGGGAACATAATACAAACCAAACCTTGATCAACAGGCAATGGTGCATTGAAAATCCAAAAAAATTCAAAGGATATAGTGAAGACTGCTGGGGACTCACTGCCAGCTATTCAGTGAAGTTTTATGCAGGCCATGCACCAGGTAAAGAAAATGATCTGGGTGTAATTTCACCAACTGCCGCTATATCATCTATTCCCTACACTCCTGAATACTCACTGCAGGCAATGCGCCACTTTTATTTTCAACTTGGTGATCAAATCTGGGGCGAATATGGATTCTATGACGCATTTAGTATTCACGACAACTGGTATCCCAAACAATACCTGGCCATTGACCAGGGACCTGAAATCGTAATGATCGAAAACTATAGAACCGGCCTGATCTGGAAGCTGTTCATGAGCTGCCCTGAAATATCGAACGGACTGAAAACACTTGGTTTCAGTTCTCCTTACCTTCAAAAATAG
- a CDS encoding beta-glucosidase, producing MRKLLPAIYLFLSLIVGQTLQAQKSSSIPVAGLEKNLSDADLMEMVQRQTFRFFWHYAHPVSGLARERSNTVLAEHYWDYINEAWDEPNFSKTPFGEDACAIGGTGFGIMSTIVAVERGWIDRDTAVKRLIQIADFLINADCYHGIYPHFMNGQTGKTIKFDRLDDGADLVETSYLLMGFLCAREYFNKDIPIETYLRKRITQMWNTANWNWHTNNEKKLYWHWSPNNGFDMNFPVWGWNECLITYIMAASSPYHSISKAVYDGSWAGSSGFRNGKSYYGYTLPLGNYDMGGPLFFEQYTFLGIDPNGLIDSIGIDYLEQVKNHTLINRAYCIDNPKKYKGYGKDCWGLTAGDSYKGYVAHCPEVDLGVIQPTAAISSIPFTPEYSLEAMRHFYEDLGSKIWSEYGFTDGFSETHDWYAKSHLAIDQGPIVVMIENYRTGLLWNLFMQIPDIQNGLKKLGFQSKWIKK from the coding sequence ATGAGAAAATTACTGCCTGCAATTTATCTTTTCTTATCCCTGATAGTCGGACAAACACTACAAGCCCAGAAGAGTAGCAGCATTCCGGTTGCCGGACTTGAAAAAAATCTGTCAGATGCTGACCTGATGGAAATGGTTCAGAGGCAAACATTCAGGTTCTTCTGGCATTATGCCCATCCTGTAAGTGGACTTGCCAGGGAAAGAAGTAATACTGTCCTGGCAGAACATTACTGGGACTATATCAATGAAGCCTGGGATGAACCCAACTTCAGCAAAACACCCTTTGGGGAAGATGCCTGCGCTATCGGAGGCACAGGATTTGGCATTATGAGTACCATTGTTGCTGTGGAAAGAGGTTGGATAGACAGGGATACTGCTGTAAAAAGGCTCATTCAGATCGCTGATTTCCTGATCAATGCCGATTGCTATCATGGCATTTATCCGCATTTCATGAATGGACAGACAGGGAAAACCATCAAATTTGACAGGCTGGATGATGGAGCCGATCTTGTGGAGACATCCTATTTACTGATGGGTTTTCTATGTGCCAGGGAATATTTCAATAAGGATATTCCAATTGAGACTTACCTCCGAAAGCGAATCACACAAATGTGGAATACGGCAAACTGGAACTGGCATACCAACAACGAAAAAAAACTTTACTGGCACTGGAGTCCCAATAACGGCTTTGATATGAATTTCCCCGTCTGGGGATGGAATGAATGCCTCATTACTTATATCATGGCTGCATCTTCACCCTATCATTCCATTAGCAAAGCCGTTTATGACGGTAGCTGGGCCGGCAGTTCAGGATTCAGGAACGGTAAAAGCTACTATGGATATACTTTGCCATTGGGAAATTACGATATGGGCGGGCCTCTCTTCTTCGAACAATATACTTTCCTGGGGATCGACCCAAATGGACTGATTGACAGCATCGGTATCGACTACCTCGAACAGGTAAAGAACCACACACTTATCAACAGAGCTTACTGCATTGATAATCCTAAGAAATATAAAGGGTATGGTAAAGACTGCTGGGGATTGACTGCCGGAGATAGTTACAAAGGCTATGTAGCTCATTGCCCTGAAGTTGACCTGGGTGTAATTCAACCTACCGCCGCAATTTCATCGATCCCTTTTACCCCGGAATACTCCCTTGAAGCTATGCGCCATTTTTATGAGGATCTGGGCTCTAAAATCTGGAGTGAATACGGATTTACAGATGGATTCAGCGAAACCCATGACTGGTATGCCAAAAGCCACCTCGCTATCGACCAGGGGCCGATTGTTGTGATGATTGAAAACTACCGCACAGGCTTACTATGGAACTTATTCATGCAAATACCGGATATTCAGAATGGCCTGAAAAAGCTTGGTTTCCAAAGTAAATGGATTAAAAAGTAA
- a CDS encoding TonB-dependent receptor has protein sequence MKQALQLNKKLFLMLTLIFFYAFAQAQVRTISGTVTDSQTNESLPGASVLVKGTNQGISTDINGKFSLTVNSNTDILVVSFIGYESTEITVGSQSVLSIMLSPSKTNLEEVVVVGYGTSKVKDLTSSITTVKSDDLMKTPAAQPMQALQGKVAGLQVIANGEPGSASTIRIRGIGSFPGRDNEAPLFVVDGMFFDNIDFLNTADIASISVLKDASAAAIYGVRAANGVVLIETKSGTYNQKSEITYDGYEGYQVAQNIVKMANAEQFTTMAIESGSEADATFILNAMQRYGRSRINPNVPDVNTDWYSQVLRPARITNHSLGFNGGNDKAKYSLGANYFYQDGILKMKNSFERLNLRSKIDFKVNDWITIGGNFIYSTALKYNDQSDAWNQAYFAVPILPVYDELLTEAFPTNYANAQDLGYRSGQNPFPTLNYNDDRMKIKKLLSNMYLELNLIPQVLTFRTTYNNNLSLVDQRVVNLPYFIGNSFQNPDATLTKTNTIYTNQIWDNILTFTKSVSDHNFTLMAGTSYKDEGFQLLTAQGKNFDTDIEQSWYLAQSGSIVTTAVRDDGGRQYGMSYFSRLAYNFKNKYLLYGTIRADGSNKYQQKWGYFPTVGAGWVVTEEKFLKGTNAINFLKLRGSWGQLGNDHIQASDGQRTTNFPKTTLGGVVYTGSVAANYYSELKWEITEETNLGFTARFLKERLSVDFDYYIRDTKNAAIPVTVPMVGVSIMKPVGVIRNSGIEMALNWSDDINNKLKYSIGANISTLKNEVIDLYGQQYIDGGTAEFRQRTYVGEPVMAFYGREIVGVYQTQDEVDHDLIAIENGLVPGDFKYKDQNNDNKINDDDRVLLGSYFPSLMYGVNLSVTYMNFDLTANLFGQSGNKILNRKRGELIWTADGNLDADLAINRWHGEGTSNEYPSSAGLRKGWNQKMSDYFVEDGSFFRIQNVQIGYTIKNKKWFGGNFPVTRINFTADRPLTVFSYNGFTPEVANGWDTQTYPVPAVYTVGLNVKF, from the coding sequence GTTCTTGTGAAAGGAACGAATCAGGGAATTTCAACGGACATTAACGGAAAGTTTAGCCTAACTGTAAATAGTAACACAGATATACTTGTTGTGTCTTTCATTGGATATGAGAGTACAGAAATAACAGTTGGCAGTCAAAGTGTCTTAAGCATCATGCTTTCACCAAGCAAAACCAATCTCGAAGAAGTGGTGGTAGTGGGATATGGTACCAGCAAAGTGAAGGATTTAACCTCATCGATTACTACAGTTAAATCAGATGACCTGATGAAAACTCCTGCTGCTCAGCCAATGCAGGCCTTACAAGGCAAAGTTGCCGGTTTACAAGTCATTGCAAATGGTGAACCTGGATCTGCATCAACCATCAGGATCAGGGGGATTGGCTCTTTCCCCGGACGTGATAACGAAGCACCTTTGTTTGTAGTCGACGGTATGTTTTTCGACAACATCGACTTTCTGAACACCGCTGATATTGCATCCATTTCAGTTCTTAAAGATGCTTCAGCCGCTGCTATATATGGTGTTCGCGCAGCCAATGGTGTTGTACTCATTGAAACCAAATCCGGAACATATAATCAGAAATCAGAGATTACCTATGATGGTTATGAAGGTTACCAGGTAGCTCAGAATATTGTGAAGATGGCTAATGCTGAACAGTTTACAACCATGGCCATTGAATCCGGTTCAGAAGCAGATGCTACTTTCATCCTGAATGCAATGCAGCGTTATGGAAGAAGCCGCATTAATCCGAATGTCCCTGATGTAAATACCGATTGGTACAGCCAGGTTCTCCGACCTGCACGCATCACAAACCACAGTCTCGGTTTTAATGGAGGCAATGATAAAGCCAAATATTCTTTAGGTGCTAACTACTTCTATCAGGATGGCATACTTAAAATGAAAAACTCCTTTGAGCGTTTAAACCTGCGTAGTAAAATAGACTTTAAAGTTAATGACTGGATTACGATTGGTGGCAATTTTATTTATAGCACTGCTTTAAAATATAATGACCAATCCGATGCATGGAACCAGGCATATTTTGCTGTTCCTATCCTTCCTGTTTATGATGAACTTCTCACAGAAGCTTTCCCTACTAACTATGCCAACGCACAGGACCTGGGATACAGAAGTGGACAGAACCCCTTCCCTACCCTCAACTACAATGACGATAGGATGAAGATTAAAAAACTACTTTCAAATATGTATCTTGAATTAAACCTGATTCCGCAGGTACTTACCTTCAGGACAACCTATAATAATAACCTGTCCCTTGTTGACCAAAGAGTTGTCAATCTGCCGTATTTTATTGGCAATAGCTTCCAGAATCCGGATGCCACTCTCACCAAGACAAATACAATTTACACTAACCAGATATGGGACAATATCCTCACTTTTACAAAAAGTGTAAGTGACCACAACTTTACACTCATGGCAGGTACTTCCTATAAGGATGAAGGATTTCAACTCTTAACTGCACAGGGCAAAAACTTCGATACCGATATTGAACAGTCCTGGTACCTCGCACAGTCAGGATCAATTGTTACTACAGCAGTCAGAGATGATGGCGGTCGCCAGTATGGCATGTCCTATTTCAGCAGGTTGGCTTACAACTTTAAGAACAAATATTTGTTATATGGTACAATCCGTGCCGACGGCAGTAATAAATACCAGCAAAAGTGGGGATATTTCCCGACAGTTGGTGCAGGATGGGTTGTAACTGAAGAGAAGTTCCTTAAAGGCACAAATGCTATCAATTTCCTTAAACTAAGAGGCAGCTGGGGCCAGTTAGGAAACGACCATATCCAGGCTAGTGATGGACAAAGAACAACCAATTTCCCAAAAACTACCCTTGGAGGAGTTGTTTATACAGGAAGTGTTGCTGCAAATTACTACTCCGAGTTAAAATGGGAAATTACTGAAGAGACCAATCTCGGTTTTACTGCCAGGTTCCTGAAAGAAAGGCTCTCCGTCGATTTTGATTATTATATCCGCGACACAAAAAATGCAGCTATTCCTGTTACTGTGCCAATGGTAGGTGTAAGTATTATGAAACCAGTTGGAGTGATCCGTAATTCAGGGATAGAAATGGCCCTTAATTGGTCAGACGATATCAACAACAAACTTAAATACAGCATAGGTGCCAATATTTCAACCCTGAAGAATGAAGTAATCGATCTTTATGGTCAGCAATATATTGATGGTGGAACAGCAGAGTTCAGACAACGTACTTATGTTGGCGAACCAGTCATGGCATTTTATGGACGTGAGATTGTTGGAGTTTATCAAACACAGGATGAAGTCGACCACGACCTGATTGCCATTGAAAATGGATTGGTACCAGGTGACTTCAAATATAAAGACCAGAATAATGATAATAAGATCAATGATGATGATCGCGTCCTGCTAGGTTCTTATTTCCCAAGTTTAATGTATGGGGTTAACCTTTCTGTAACCTATATGAACTTTGACCTAACAGCCAACTTGTTTGGTCAGTCAGGAAATAAGATCTTGAACCGTAAAAGGGGTGAACTTATCTGGACAGCAGATGGAAATCTTGATGCTGACCTGGCTATCAATCGCTGGCATGGTGAAGGCACTTCCAATGAATATCCTTCTTCCGCTGGTTTAAGAAAAGGTTGGAACCAAAAAATGAGTGACTATTTCGTTGAAGATGGCTCATTCTTCCGTATTCAAAATGTACAGATTGGTTATACCATCAAGAATAAGAAATGGTTCGGGGGCAATTTCCCTGTGACCAGGATTAATTTTACTGCTGACCGCCCTCTTACAGTATTCAGTTACAATGGATTCACCCCGGAAGTAGCGAATGGTTGGGATACACAAACCTACCCGGTTCCAGCTGTTTATACTGTTGGCCTAAATGTAAAATTCTAA
- a CDS encoding LamG domain-containing protein, with product MKILKYFGIPLLLMVMMAACEKGIDPINAVAPGTDETAPTLNITFPVQGKPVTSMDEVATVYFKMLAVDDIEIGSVKIELDGTTIGNLTSFKDYRRADISFKYETLVDGDHVLIVTVTDLTGKTISKTMNFKKITVPPYTPMAGEVFYMPFDDNFLNIISGSEVPVTGAPGFAEGKKGSAYAGATDSYITYPTSGIVGSTFSLAFWYKINATPLRAGMISISPIGDSRNTGLRLFRENNGDNQNIGLNIGIGTTEVWMNPITTVPANQDWMHIAISISEANASIYVNGSVVLEQALDAPIDWTGCSSITIGSGMPNFVYWEHFSDLSLYDELKFFTKAISAEEVTTIYTMK from the coding sequence ATGAAAATCCTTAAATATTTTGGAATTCCTTTGCTTCTGATGGTCATGATGGCTGCATGCGAAAAAGGAATTGACCCGATCAATGCTGTTGCCCCGGGAACTGATGAAACCGCTCCCACACTCAATATCACCTTCCCTGTGCAAGGAAAACCAGTAACTTCTATGGATGAAGTAGCTACAGTTTATTTTAAAATGCTTGCCGTAGATGATATCGAGATCGGATCAGTGAAAATTGAACTCGATGGAACCACAATAGGCAACCTTACTTCCTTCAAAGATTACAGGAGAGCAGATATCTCATTCAAATATGAGACCCTGGTTGATGGTGATCATGTCCTTATTGTTACAGTTACCGACCTGACAGGTAAGACCATTTCAAAGACCATGAATTTCAAAAAGATCACGGTTCCTCCATACACTCCTATGGCTGGTGAAGTATTTTACATGCCTTTCGACGACAATTTCCTGAATATTATTTCAGGTTCTGAAGTTCCGGTAACAGGTGCCCCGGGTTTTGCAGAAGGCAAGAAGGGCAGTGCCTATGCAGGAGCAACCGACTCCTATATTACCTACCCTACAAGCGGAATTGTAGGTTCTACATTCAGCCTTGCCTTCTGGTATAAAATCAATGCAACACCTCTTCGGGCAGGTATGATTTCCATTAGCCCAATAGGTGATAGCCGCAATACAGGCTTGAGATTATTCCGTGAAAACAATGGTGACAATCAAAATATTGGACTCAACATTGGCATAGGTACCACTGAAGTCTGGATGAATCCAATTACAACGGTTCCGGCTAACCAGGACTGGATGCACATCGCTATTTCAATTTCAGAAGCGAATGCATCCATCTATGTGAACGGTTCTGTTGTTTTGGAACAGGCACTTGATGCACCAATCGACTGGACAGGTTGTTCGTCAATCACAATTGGTTCTGGAATGCCCAACTTCGTTTACTGGGAACATTTCTCTGATCTCAGCCTGTATGATGAGCTCAAATTCTTCACCAAAGCTATCTCAGCAGAAGAAGTTACTACTATCTATACTATGAAATAA
- a CDS encoding type II toxin-antitoxin system RelE/ParE family toxin, with protein MARVEIVWSVEAKQDLKDILEFYIIRNGSAVYSKKLYSKINKSIRLLSKNPSLGIKTDDPDIRALITGDYQIIYEVFEKLLLVIMIWDCRRDPEDKVIDIRRN; from the coding sequence ATGGCTCGGGTCGAGATAGTATGGTCTGTTGAAGCAAAACAGGATTTAAAGGACATCCTGGAATTCTATATCATCCGAAATGGAAGTGCGGTGTATAGTAAAAAGCTCTACTCAAAAATTAATAAGAGTATAAGATTACTCTCAAAAAATCCTTCACTTGGAATAAAAACTGACGACCCTGACATCAGGGCACTTATTACTGGTGACTATCAAATCATCTATGAAGTTTTTGAAAAACTACTACTGGTCATAATGATATGGGATTGTAGAAGAGACCCTGAAGACAAAGTGATTGATATTAGAAGGAATTAA